From a region of the Synechococcus sp. RS9916 genome:
- a CDS encoding DUF4079 domain-containing protein: protein MLAVLPFSLNFVHPLMMLMLLAAGGYAMFLGIKAKKVRTGTPEQRKALIPGKFAQRHYLWGSAVLAVMVFGTLGGMAVTYLNNGKLFVGPHLLVGLAMTGMIAAAASLSPLMQQGNLIARKAHVGLNMGMLTLFLWQAVSGFEIVNKIWTNR, encoded by the coding sequence ATGCTGGCCGTCCTTCCTTTCAGCCTTAATTTTGTACATCCCTTGATGATGTTGATGCTGCTGGCCGCCGGTGGCTACGCCATGTTCTTGGGCATCAAGGCCAAGAAGGTGCGTACAGGCACCCCGGAGCAGCGTAAAGCTCTGATCCCCGGCAAGTTTGCTCAGCGTCACTACCTCTGGGGAAGTGCCGTATTGGCCGTGATGGTGTTCGGCACCCTTGGAGGTATGGCCGTCACTTACCTCAACAATGGCAAGCTTTTCGTTGGCCCTCACCTGCTGGTGGGCCTGGCGATGACCGGGATGATTGCAGCAGCAGCATCTCTTTCTCCGCTGATGCAGCAAGGCAATCTGATTGCCCGTAAGGCCCATGTGGGTCTGAACATGGGCATGCTCACCTTGTTCCTTTGGCAGGCCGTCAGCGGCTTCGAGATCGTCAACAAGATCTGGACCAACCGCTGA
- a CDS encoding DUF1997 domain-containing protein, translated as MLLLTRHPADSLRHSDDPQIRCYSSHFSDQMEMRATTREVGAYLDRHEGWFRRCAKPMDVDVLDAQAYALRLGRFGNFGFEVEPTIGLRLLPQQQGTYAITTEPVPGRNDGINALYDVDFQASLRLEEQPTGRDDSGNASPSTSVSWDLDLSVWIKLPKVITMLPEGLVQSSGDHLLRQIVRQISRRLTWKVQEDFHATHGLACPARKRAAF; from the coding sequence GTGCTGCTCTTGACGAGACATCCAGCCGATTCCCTGCGCCACAGCGACGACCCGCAGATCCGCTGCTACAGCAGCCATTTCTCGGATCAGATGGAGATGCGCGCCACCACGCGTGAGGTGGGTGCCTATCTCGATCGGCATGAGGGGTGGTTCCGGCGTTGCGCCAAACCCATGGACGTCGACGTGCTCGATGCTCAGGCCTATGCCCTGCGCCTCGGCCGGTTTGGCAATTTCGGCTTTGAAGTGGAGCCCACCATCGGCCTGCGTCTCTTGCCCCAGCAGCAAGGCACCTATGCCATCACCACCGAGCCAGTGCCTGGACGCAACGATGGCATCAATGCGCTTTACGACGTGGACTTCCAGGCATCGCTGCGCCTCGAGGAGCAACCAACCGGAAGAGACGACAGTGGCAATGCAAGCCCCTCCACAAGCGTGAGCTGGGACCTCGACCTGTCGGTCTGGATCAAGCTCCCCAAAGTGATCACCATGCTCCCTGAGGGGCTGGTGCAATCCAGCGGCGACCACCTGCTGCGTCAAATCGTTCGCCAGATCTCCCGTCGGCTGACCTGGAAAGTGCAGGAAGACTTCCATGCCACCCATGGCCTTGCTTGCCCAGCACGAAAAAGGGCGGCGTTCTAA
- a CDS encoding 4-hydroxy-3-methylbut-2-enyl diphosphate reductase: protein MDTHAFKRSLHHSDRYNRRGFGRAEEVAGSLEQAYQSGLIGSIRDNDYRLTHGRLNVRLAEAFGFCWGVERAVAMAYETRKHYPDERIWITNEIIHNPSVNDHLREMDVEFIAVDQGVKDFSGVTSGDVVILPAFGATVQEMQLLNERGCHIVDTTCPWVSKVWTTVEKHKKQTVTSIIHGKVKHEETLATSSFAGTYLVVLDLKEAQMVADYILGNGDRETFMTKFAHACSQGFDPDRDLERLGVANQTTMLKSETEEIGRLFERTMLSKYGPTALNEHFLAFNTICDATQERQDAMFSLVDEPLDLMVVIGGYNSSNTTHLQEIAVSRGIRSFHIDTPERIGADNSIEHKPLGQDLIREADFLPAGPVNVGITSGASTPDRVVEHVIQRLIGLSES, encoded by the coding sequence ATGGATACCCACGCCTTTAAGCGCTCGCTGCACCATTCCGATCGCTACAACCGGCGTGGATTCGGCCGCGCAGAAGAAGTTGCCGGCAGCCTGGAGCAGGCCTATCAGAGCGGTCTGATCGGCTCAATTCGCGACAACGACTATCGCCTCACCCATGGGCGGCTCAACGTTCGCCTCGCCGAGGCTTTCGGCTTCTGCTGGGGCGTCGAGCGGGCTGTGGCCATGGCCTACGAAACCCGTAAGCACTATCCGGATGAACGCATCTGGATCACCAACGAGATCATTCACAACCCTTCTGTGAATGACCACCTGCGGGAGATGGACGTGGAGTTCATCGCCGTTGATCAAGGCGTCAAAGACTTCTCCGGCGTCACCTCAGGGGATGTGGTGATCCTTCCCGCCTTCGGAGCCACTGTGCAGGAGATGCAGCTCCTCAACGAACGCGGCTGCCACATCGTGGACACCACCTGCCCTTGGGTGTCCAAGGTGTGGACCACCGTGGAGAAGCACAAAAAACAGACGGTCACCTCGATCATTCACGGCAAGGTCAAGCACGAGGAAACCCTCGCCACCAGCTCCTTCGCCGGCACCTACCTCGTGGTGCTCGACCTCAAGGAGGCCCAAATGGTGGCCGACTACATCCTGGGCAATGGAGATCGTGAGACCTTCATGACCAAATTCGCCCATGCCTGTTCGCAGGGGTTCGATCCCGACCGCGACCTCGAACGCCTGGGAGTGGCGAACCAGACCACCATGCTCAAGAGTGAAACCGAGGAAATCGGCCGCCTGTTCGAGCGGACGATGCTGAGCAAATACGGCCCCACCGCCCTCAACGAACACTTCCTGGCGTTCAACACCATCTGTGACGCCACCCAGGAGCGCCAGGACGCGATGTTCTCCCTCGTGGACGAACCCCTCGATCTGATGGTGGTGATCGGCGGCTACAACTCCTCCAACACGACCCACCTGCAGGAAATCGCCGTGAGTCGCGGCATCCGCTCCTTCCACATCGACACTCCAGAGCGGATCGGGGCCGATAACAGCATCGAGCACAAACCCCTGGGCCAAGACTTGATCCGCGAAGCCGATTTCCTGCCAGCAGGTCCCGTCAATGTCGGCATCACCTCGGGTGCCTCCACCCCTGATCGGGTCGTGGAGCACGTGATTCAGCGACTGATCGGCCTGAGCGAATCCTGA
- a CDS encoding ammonium transporter has protein sequence MTSALHSPSRRSKPRLQEASLLEGPMLLLKSIRGFRTNRSLTWLACVPVAFAGLGLFNLAAHAQSAKLEDLTGLQLTSFLADNLWLLIATILVIFMNAGFAMVEAGMCRQKNAVNILAKNLFVFALAVTAYWFIGYSLMYGGSVVDGWLYFKGLFFDPSATEAIACAAADKADDCVQLVPAVDFLFQAAFAGTAATIVSGLVAERVKFGEFVIFALVLTAFIYPISGSWQWNGGWLDSLGFIDFAGSSIVHSVGAWAGLVGAMLLGPRIGKFVDGRPQAIPGHNMAIATLGALILWIGWYGFNPGSELAMDQYVAYVAVTTSLAAAGGAIGATVISTITSGKPDLTMIINGILAGLVSVTAGCGNLTMVGAWVAGLVGGIIVVFAVSALDSAGIDDPVGAFSVHGVCGVWGTIVIGLWGVKGMAPDEFSVGIGLFNGGGFSQLGIQALGCAAYAIWTLVTCFIAWSVIGALFGGIRVTEKEEIEGLDIGEHGMEAYPDFATTNS, from the coding sequence ATGACATCTGCTCTGCATTCGCCTTCCAGGCGGAGCAAGCCGCGTCTCCAGGAAGCAAGCCTCCTGGAGGGCCCCATGCTCCTCCTTAAAAGCATCCGCGGCTTTCGAACCAATCGCTCACTAACCTGGCTCGCTTGCGTTCCGGTTGCTTTCGCAGGCCTGGGCCTGTTCAACCTTGCTGCCCACGCGCAAAGCGCCAAACTCGAAGATCTGACTGGTCTTCAACTCACCAGCTTCCTTGCCGACAACCTCTGGTTGTTGATCGCCACCATTCTGGTGATCTTCATGAACGCTGGCTTCGCCATGGTCGAAGCCGGCATGTGCCGTCAGAAAAACGCCGTCAACATCCTCGCCAAAAACCTGTTCGTGTTCGCCCTTGCGGTGACGGCGTATTGGTTCATCGGCTACTCGCTGATGTACGGCGGCTCTGTGGTTGATGGGTGGCTGTATTTCAAAGGTCTGTTCTTCGATCCTTCAGCCACTGAAGCCATCGCTTGTGCAGCAGCCGACAAAGCTGACGATTGTGTTCAGCTTGTGCCAGCTGTCGATTTCCTCTTCCAGGCTGCCTTCGCTGGAACTGCTGCAACGATCGTGTCCGGCTTGGTTGCAGAGCGCGTGAAATTCGGCGAATTCGTGATCTTCGCCCTGGTTCTCACCGCTTTCATCTACCCAATCTCCGGTTCCTGGCAGTGGAATGGCGGCTGGCTCGACAGCCTCGGCTTCATCGATTTCGCCGGTTCCTCCATCGTTCACTCCGTGGGCGCTTGGGCTGGTCTGGTCGGCGCCATGCTGCTTGGCCCCCGCATCGGCAAATTCGTTGACGGTCGCCCACAGGCGATCCCTGGCCACAACATGGCCATCGCCACCCTTGGCGCTTTGATCCTCTGGATCGGTTGGTACGGCTTCAACCCCGGCTCCGAGCTGGCAATGGACCAATACGTGGCTTACGTGGCTGTCACCACCTCTCTGGCCGCTGCAGGCGGCGCCATCGGCGCCACCGTGATCTCCACGATCACATCGGGCAAGCCCGACCTCACCATGATCATCAATGGCATCCTTGCCGGCTTGGTGAGCGTGACCGCAGGTTGCGGCAACCTGACCATGGTTGGCGCTTGGGTCGCTGGCCTTGTCGGCGGCATCATCGTGGTGTTTGCCGTTTCGGCCCTCGATTCAGCTGGCATCGATGACCCCGTGGGTGCCTTCTCTGTGCACGGTGTGTGCGGTGTCTGGGGCACGATCGTGATCGGCCTCTGGGGTGTCAAGGGCATGGCTCCTGACGAATTCTCCGTGGGCATTGGCCTGTTCAACGGTGGTGGTTTCTCCCAGCTGGGGATCCAGGCCCTTGGCTGTGCTGCTTACGCCATCTGGACCCTCGTCACCTGCTTCATCGCCTGGTCTGTGATCGGCGCTCTCTTCGGTGGCATCCGCGTCACCGAAAAAGAAGAGATCGAAGGTCTCGACATCGGTGAGCACGGCATGGAGGCCTATCCCGACTTCGCCACCACCAACAGCTGA
- the sfsA gene encoding DNA/RNA nuclease SfsA, translated as MSGLSLLQFEPLHEGVLLKRYKRFLADVRLNDGSEVTAHCANTGPMTGVLIPGQRVRLRHAPSPTRKLAWTWEQAEVTGADGSPCWVGINTALPNRLIRATVEAGCLQEQLGDIASIRAEVTYGRDRKSRIDLLLQPPENAKDPRPIYLEVKNTTWTDGDLALFPDTVTERGQKHLQELMDVLPDARAVLVPCLSRPDVAAFAPGDSADPRYGELFREALDAGVEVLPCCFSFEVDQVRWQGLRPVKPSTNASNNPFSASNP; from the coding sequence ATGTCCGGTCTTTCCCTGCTTCAGTTCGAACCCCTGCATGAAGGGGTGCTGCTCAAGCGCTACAAACGCTTTCTGGCTGACGTGCGCCTCAACGACGGCAGTGAAGTAACGGCGCACTGCGCCAACACCGGACCAATGACTGGCGTGTTGATCCCCGGTCAGCGTGTACGGCTGCGCCATGCGCCCTCTCCCACCCGCAAGCTGGCCTGGACCTGGGAGCAAGCGGAGGTCACCGGTGCTGACGGATCACCGTGCTGGGTTGGCATCAACACCGCCCTGCCCAATCGCCTGATCCGAGCAACGGTCGAAGCCGGATGCCTCCAGGAGCAACTGGGTGACATCGCCTCGATTCGGGCCGAAGTGACCTACGGGAGAGACAGAAAAAGCCGGATCGACCTGCTGCTGCAGCCCCCAGAAAACGCCAAAGATCCCAGGCCCATTTACTTAGAGGTTAAAAACACCACCTGGACCGATGGTGATCTGGCACTGTTCCCCGACACCGTGACCGAACGGGGACAGAAGCACCTGCAGGAGCTGATGGATGTACTGCCGGACGCTCGCGCGGTGCTCGTCCCGTGCCTGAGCAGACCGGATGTGGCCGCTTTTGCTCCCGGCGACAGCGCCGACCCCCGCTACGGAGAACTGTTCCGCGAAGCCCTGGATGCGGGTGTGGAAGTGCTGCCCTGCTGCTTCAGCTTCGAAGTAGATCAAGTGCGTTGGCAAGGACTTCGACCAGTCAAGCCATCCACGAATGCGTCAAACAACCCATTTTCTGCATCTAATCCTTGA
- the murJ gene encoding murein biosynthesis integral membrane protein MurJ has translation MARSLKRIALVVTYGTLLSKLGGLVRQLVIAAAFGVGAAYDAYNYAYVLPGFLLILLGGINGPFHSAMVSVLSRRPKEEGAHILSTLNTMVSAVLLLVTLILVLAADPLITLVGPGLSSELHHNAVIQLQVMAPMALLAGLIGLGFGSLNAADEFWIPAISPLMSSLALILGVCLLWWQLGPSIAAPQSAIVGGVVLALATLVGALLQWLLQLPALVKQGLARLQLVWDWRHPGVQEVWQVMGPATLSSGMLQINVFTDLFFASGILGAAAGLGYANLLVQTPLGLISNALLVPLLPTFARLTGPDDRPALVARIRQGLMLSTASMLPLGALFVALGAPIVSLVYARGAFDQQAVQLVTGLLMAYGVGMPAYLGRDVLVRVFYALGDGTTPFRLSMAGIGMNVLFDWLLVGGPTPWGPQMPFNFGAPGLVLATVAINLITCLALLIALQGRLKGLPLRSWAVDALRLLLAALLSGLAAWALSTWIAWPLDLLGRLLQVGLSSALGLLLFVGIGRSLGVPEVEELTGTFTRRFSRR, from the coding sequence ATGGCGAGATCCCTCAAGCGCATCGCCCTGGTGGTGACCTACGGCACGTTGCTCAGCAAGCTGGGCGGTCTGGTGCGCCAGCTCGTGATCGCTGCAGCGTTCGGGGTCGGTGCGGCCTACGACGCCTACAACTACGCCTATGTGTTGCCGGGTTTTCTGCTGATCCTGTTGGGAGGCATTAACGGACCCTTCCACAGCGCCATGGTCAGCGTGCTCAGCCGGCGGCCCAAAGAGGAAGGGGCACACATCCTCTCCACCCTCAACACCATGGTCAGCGCGGTGTTGCTGCTGGTGACCCTGATCCTGGTGCTGGCCGCTGATCCTTTGATCACGTTGGTGGGGCCTGGTCTTTCATCTGAGCTTCACCACAACGCTGTGATCCAACTGCAGGTGATGGCGCCGATGGCGCTTCTGGCGGGGCTGATCGGCCTTGGTTTCGGCTCCCTCAATGCGGCGGATGAGTTCTGGATTCCGGCGATTTCGCCGTTGATGTCGAGTCTGGCCTTGATCCTTGGGGTGTGCTTGCTCTGGTGGCAGCTCGGCCCTTCGATTGCTGCGCCCCAGTCGGCCATCGTTGGCGGGGTGGTGTTGGCCCTGGCCACTCTGGTGGGGGCCCTGCTGCAGTGGTTGCTGCAGTTGCCGGCCCTGGTGAAGCAGGGTCTGGCGAGGCTCCAGTTGGTGTGGGATTGGCGCCATCCCGGGGTGCAGGAGGTGTGGCAGGTGATGGGTCCTGCCACCCTCTCCTCGGGGATGTTGCAGATCAATGTGTTCACCGATCTGTTTTTTGCCTCCGGAATCCTTGGGGCGGCGGCAGGCCTGGGTTACGCCAACTTGTTGGTGCAGACCCCTTTGGGGCTGATCTCCAACGCCCTGCTGGTGCCGTTGTTGCCCACGTTTGCCCGGCTCACAGGGCCAGACGATCGTCCGGCTTTGGTGGCTCGGATTCGTCAGGGCTTGATGCTTTCCACCGCCAGCATGCTGCCGCTGGGAGCCCTATTTGTGGCACTGGGAGCCCCGATTGTCTCCTTGGTATACGCGCGTGGTGCCTTCGATCAGCAGGCGGTGCAGTTGGTCACCGGACTTTTGATGGCCTATGGCGTTGGTATGCCTGCCTACCTCGGTCGGGATGTGTTGGTGCGGGTGTTCTATGCCCTGGGAGATGGCACGACTCCTTTCCGCCTCTCGATGGCAGGCATCGGCATGAATGTGTTGTTCGACTGGCTGCTGGTGGGTGGCCCTACCCCCTGGGGCCCTCAGATGCCCTTCAACTTCGGTGCTCCGGGGCTGGTGCTGGCCACGGTGGCGATCAATCTGATCACCTGTCTGGCGTTGTTGATCGCCTTGCAAGGGCGTCTCAAAGGATTGCCTCTGCGTTCTTGGGCTGTTGATGCGCTGCGCTTGCTGCTGGCGGCGCTCCTGTCTGGGCTGGCGGCCTGGGCTCTCAGCACCTGGATCGCCTGGCCGCTTGATTTGCTCGGTCGACTTCTCCAGGTGGGTCTGTCATCAGCCCTGGGGCTGCTGTTGTTTGTGGGGATTGGCCGCAGCCTTGGGGTGCCGGAGGTGGAGGAGCTGACGGGCACCTTCACTCGGCGATTCAGTCGTCGCTGA
- a CDS encoding DUF3181 family protein — translation MSLDAAELRDLSAAISDRLFLQVAGWHLYLGDAGLAEPLAIECSARIDQGAAIAARQSLEALQVPLGGGSTKLPLARLIPAVQLRDLEEILEEHCR, via the coding sequence ATGAGTCTCGATGCCGCAGAACTGCGCGATCTCAGCGCCGCCATCAGCGACCGCCTGTTCCTGCAGGTGGCCGGTTGGCACCTGTATCTGGGGGATGCTGGCCTAGCCGAACCCCTGGCCATTGAATGCAGCGCCCGCATCGACCAAGGTGCGGCCATCGCAGCACGTCAGTCCCTAGAAGCACTTCAAGTGCCCCTCGGAGGTGGCAGCACGAAACTGCCGCTGGCCCGCCTGATCCCGGCTGTTCAACTTCGTGATCTCGAGGAGATCCTCGAGGAGCACTGCCGATAA
- the glyA gene encoding serine hydroxymethyltransferase yields the protein MSDRASAPINAALADADPAIAALIGQEQNRQETHLELIASENFASRAVMQAQGSVLTNKYAEGLPHKRYYGGCEHVDAIEELAIERAKELFGAAWANVQPHSGAQANFAVFLALLQPGDTIMGMDLSHGGHLTHGSPVNVSGKWFNVVQYGVDQATQRLDMEAIRKLALEHKPKLIVCGYSAYPRTIDFPAFRAIADEVGAYLLADMAHIAGLVAAGVHPSPVPHCDVVTTTTHKTLRGPRGGLILCRDAEFAKRFDKAVFPGTQGGPLEHVIAAKAVAFGEALTDDFKAYSRQVVANAQALAKQIQARGIDVVSGGTDNHVVLLDLRSIGMTGKVADLLVSDVNITANKNTVPFDPESPFVTSGLRLGTAALTTRGFDTAAFAEVADVIADRLLNPNDDAVQARCKERVLTLCSRFPLYAGAAAVPALA from the coding sequence ATGTCTGACCGCGCTTCCGCACCGATCAACGCCGCTCTGGCCGATGCCGATCCCGCGATCGCTGCCCTGATCGGGCAGGAGCAGAACCGTCAGGAAACCCATCTTGAGCTGATTGCGTCCGAGAACTTTGCGTCCCGGGCTGTGATGCAGGCCCAGGGCTCCGTGCTCACCAACAAATACGCCGAAGGCCTTCCTCACAAGCGCTACTACGGCGGCTGTGAGCATGTGGATGCGATCGAGGAACTGGCGATCGAACGGGCCAAGGAGTTGTTTGGTGCCGCATGGGCCAATGTGCAGCCGCATAGCGGTGCGCAGGCCAACTTCGCTGTGTTTCTGGCGTTGCTCCAGCCCGGCGACACGATCATGGGGATGGACCTCAGCCACGGGGGGCATCTCACCCACGGATCTCCTGTCAACGTCAGCGGCAAATGGTTCAACGTCGTGCAATACGGCGTCGATCAGGCGACCCAGCGCCTCGACATGGAGGCCATCCGCAAGCTCGCGCTCGAGCACAAGCCCAAGTTGATCGTCTGCGGTTATTCCGCTTACCCCCGCACGATCGATTTCCCGGCCTTCCGTGCCATCGCCGATGAGGTGGGTGCGTATCTGTTGGCCGACATGGCTCACATTGCTGGACTGGTCGCTGCGGGTGTCCATCCCAGCCCTGTGCCTCACTGCGATGTGGTCACCACCACCACCCACAAGACGCTGCGCGGTCCTCGCGGTGGCCTGATCCTCTGCCGTGACGCTGAGTTCGCCAAGCGCTTTGACAAGGCTGTGTTCCCTGGAACACAGGGTGGTCCGCTTGAGCACGTGATTGCGGCCAAAGCTGTGGCCTTTGGAGAAGCGTTGACCGACGACTTCAAGGCCTACAGCCGTCAGGTTGTGGCCAACGCCCAGGCCTTGGCCAAGCAGATTCAGGCCCGCGGCATCGACGTGGTCAGTGGTGGCACCGATAACCATGTGGTGCTGCTGGATCTGCGCAGCATTGGCATGACCGGCAAGGTCGCTGACCTGCTGGTGAGTGACGTCAACATCACGGCCAACAAAAACACCGTGCCCTTCGACCCAGAGTCGCCTTTTGTGACCAGTGGTCTGCGTCTCGGCACTGCTGCACTCACCACCCGTGGGTTTGATACCGCAGCGTTTGCTGAAGTGGCGGATGTGATTGCTGATCGGCTTCTCAATCCCAACGACGATGCCGTTCAGGCCCGTTGCAAGGAGCGCGTGCTCACCCTCTGCAGTCGCTTCCCGCTCTATGCAGGCGCAGCGGCTGTTCCGGCGCTTGCCTGA
- a CDS encoding MraY family glycosyltransferase: protein MILASHPLAVAVITLSIAAGITTLVVPLVRTLGLRMGLTDQPDSRKQHTTPMVRLGGVGMVLGFCGALALTWAVGGFGVLAPDRDQLIWTTLAGSLCFFIIGLADDLFALSPWPRLAGQVAVAMVVWSQGVRIGAVDFPWLSDASSVLVLPDLLSLAATVIWLVGITNAINWLDGLDGLAAGVAGIAAVGLLSVSFSLNQPAAGLLAAALAGTCFGFLRHNFNPARIFMGDGGSYFLGFTLAAVSIVGPAKGLTTVSLLLPLLILSLPLADMSAVIMGRLSDGHSPFYPDRRHLHHRLLRAGFSHRRTVLLIYVFTQWLAALAMVVANVELRFLWLALATAILVGTVVVLRRRQMVETARKAERRRLKAEQKSRRSPIPQNHA, encoded by the coding sequence GTGATCCTCGCGAGCCATCCACTCGCCGTGGCCGTGATCACGTTGTCGATCGCAGCGGGGATCACCACGTTGGTGGTTCCCCTCGTGCGCACTCTTGGCCTGCGGATGGGGCTGACGGATCAACCGGATTCCCGCAAGCAGCACACCACGCCGATGGTGCGCCTGGGCGGGGTGGGCATGGTGCTGGGCTTCTGTGGGGCTCTTGCCTTGACCTGGGCAGTCGGTGGTTTCGGGGTCTTGGCTCCGGATCGCGATCAATTGATCTGGACCACCCTGGCCGGGTCCCTCTGTTTTTTCATCATCGGCTTGGCTGATGATCTCTTCGCTCTGTCCCCGTGGCCCCGCTTGGCCGGACAAGTGGCGGTGGCCATGGTGGTGTGGTCCCAAGGCGTGCGCATTGGGGCTGTTGATTTCCCTTGGCTGAGTGATGCTTCTTCAGTCCTTGTCCTGCCAGACCTGCTGAGCCTCGCTGCCACGGTGATCTGGCTGGTGGGGATCACCAATGCGATCAACTGGCTGGATGGGCTCGATGGCCTTGCCGCTGGTGTGGCAGGCATTGCCGCAGTTGGACTGCTGTCCGTGAGTTTCTCCCTGAACCAGCCTGCTGCCGGTTTACTGGCGGCGGCTCTGGCAGGAACCTGCTTCGGCTTTTTGCGCCACAACTTCAATCCCGCCCGCATCTTCATGGGAGATGGCGGTTCCTATTTCCTTGGGTTCACCCTGGCGGCGGTCAGCATCGTTGGCCCTGCTAAAGGCCTCACCACCGTCAGCCTGTTGCTGCCATTGCTGATCCTTTCGTTGCCCCTGGCAGACATGTCCGCCGTGATCATGGGCCGGCTCAGTGATGGCCATTCACCCTTCTATCCTGATCGCCGCCACTTGCACCACCGCCTGCTGCGTGCCGGTTTCAGCCACAGGCGCACGGTGCTGTTGATCTACGTGTTTACGCAGTGGCTGGCGGCTCTCGCCATGGTGGTGGCCAATGTGGAGCTTCGTTTCCTTTGGCTGGCTTTAGCCACCGCGATCCTGGTGGGCACGGTGGTGGTTCTCCGCCGCCGCCAGATGGTCGAAACGGCGCGTAAAGCAGAGCGCCGTCGCCTCAAGGCAGAGCAGAAGTCGCGTCGTTCGCCCATTCCCCAAAACCATGCTTGA
- a CDS encoding competence/damage-inducible protein A, translating into MLEPAESRGVELLCVGTELLLGNILNGNARWIGERLAGLGLPHYRQSVLGDNRERLIAFVREAAQRSRVLITTGGLGPTPDDLTTEAIAAAFGVPMEERPEVWADILAKSRSRGREPSPSTRRQALLPQGAQVLPNPTGTAPGMIWSPQPGFTLLTFPGVPSEMRAMWDVTAGPWLQNSGLASGVFTSRQLHFWGIGESTLAEQIEDLLAGSNPTVAPYAGGGEVMLRLTACADTPEEGRELLKPVEVDLRRRFGQRCFGADADTLASVVIEQLRRCGQTVAVAESCTGGGLGAALTAVPGSSDVVLGGVIAYANAIKQALLGVPAALLEQHGAVSDPVAEAMAEGVRRCTSADWGVAITGIAGPGGGSEEKPVGLVHLAVAGPDGCFAQARRYGDSRGREWVRRLSAGDALDQLRLRLQTPMEGS; encoded by the coding sequence ATGCTTGAACCGGCCGAGAGCCGTGGCGTTGAGCTGCTCTGTGTCGGTACGGAGCTTCTCCTGGGCAACATCCTGAATGGAAACGCCCGTTGGATCGGGGAACGGTTGGCAGGCCTCGGCTTGCCCCATTACCGCCAGTCGGTGCTGGGGGATAACCGCGAGCGTTTGATCGCGTTCGTGCGGGAGGCGGCTCAGCGCTCCCGCGTGTTGATCACCACCGGTGGTCTCGGACCCACCCCAGATGACCTCACCACGGAAGCCATCGCTGCAGCCTTCGGCGTCCCTATGGAGGAACGGCCTGAGGTGTGGGCCGACATCCTCGCCAAATCGCGCAGTCGAGGACGAGAACCCTCCCCCAGCACCCGTCGCCAGGCCTTGCTCCCGCAGGGGGCCCAGGTGCTGCCCAACCCAACCGGCACTGCGCCAGGCATGATTTGGTCGCCTCAGCCCGGGTTCACCCTGCTCACGTTTCCTGGTGTTCCCAGCGAAATGCGGGCGATGTGGGATGTCACCGCAGGGCCTTGGTTGCAGAACTCTGGCCTTGCTAGCGGTGTGTTCACCAGCCGGCAGCTGCATTTCTGGGGTATCGGTGAGTCCACGCTCGCCGAGCAAATTGAGGATTTGTTGGCTGGGAGCAATCCCACCGTGGCTCCCTATGCCGGGGGTGGCGAGGTGATGCTGCGGCTCACCGCATGTGCCGATACCCCTGAGGAAGGGAGGGAGCTTCTCAAGCCGGTGGAAGTCGACTTGCGGCGCCGATTCGGTCAACGTTGTTTTGGTGCTGATGCCGACACGCTGGCTTCTGTGGTGATCGAGCAGTTGCGCCGTTGTGGCCAGACCGTGGCCGTCGCGGAGTCCTGCACTGGTGGTGGACTGGGCGCAGCTCTGACGGCGGTGCCGGGCTCGTCTGATGTGGTGCTGGGCGGTGTCATCGCCTATGCCAATGCGATCAAGCAGGCCTTGCTGGGCGTGCCGGCTGCACTGCTTGAGCAGCATGGGGCCGTGAGTGATCCCGTGGCGGAAGCCATGGCGGAGGGAGTCCGTCGCTGCACCAGCGCCGACTGGGGCGTGGCGATTACAGGCATTGCTGGCCCTGGGGGCGGATCGGAGGAGAAGCCTGTTGGGTTAGTGCATCTGGCCGTTGCTGGCCCCGATGGCTGTTTTGCGCAAGCGCGGCGCTACGGCGACAGCCGTGGTCGTGAGTGGGTGCGCAGGCTCAGTGCCGGAGATGCTTTGGATCAGTTGCGCCTGCGTCTTCAGACCCCGATGGAGGGCAGCTGA